From Cydia strobilella chromosome 3, ilCydStro3.1, whole genome shotgun sequence:
GCTATCGGTTAATCTGGTAGGTTTGTTAACTAGGTTCCTGAGGCCACATTGCTTCagagtatttaataaatattttgaatttgaattatttaataGTATGTCAATATTTATATCACCAACTAcaataacattataattttgaatggaattaagatttaataatttacttaacatatctaaataaaataatatgtcaCCACTTGGCGGTCTGTACACACATACCACTATAAGGTCTAATCCTACGCACTCGACACCACATACCTCGAACTGGGATTCTACTGACAAGTCCGTTATTTCTTTCCTTTCCATGCAGGGGATGTCGGATTTAACATATATGCAGCTTCCTCCTCCAATCTTGGACGGCCGGCAAAAGTGAGCACGTAGATGGTAGTTACATATATTTACAGTAGGTATCTGGTTGCATTGTAGCCAGTGTTCAGTTAGGCAGAGTACTTCAACTTGGTTGCGTAGCTGGAGTTCCGATTCTAACCTGTAGGTTTTGTTCGCTAGTCTGTTGATATTTTGGTGTAAGATACCAATCGACACAGGTTCATGGGAGGTTTTATTTTTCTGTAATGTTAGTGTTATGTTTGTCTTGGTTGGTTCTGGGAGACCTGGTCTCCCGGGGCCGGAGAAACGGCTGCCATTCAGTAATACAGGTGTTCAAGGGCCATGCAGTCGTTGTTAGAAAATCGTCGTAAACACTGAGAGGTATGCCTATTTTGTACGATTTGTAAGTATCCCGTTTTGCAGGTATTAGTTCGGCTGTGTAGTGGTAGCCGTCACGAATACTTTTTAAGTGGCTGATTACATTTTGTGGCGTTGAGTCGTTTTTAAAGAAGCACCCGTGCACGTACTTGAGTATCTCGACTCCTCCAACCTCTGTATTTTTGGCGGACCCTTTGATTGATGCAGGAATCGTTTTGCGGCTACGGCGGCGCTGTTGACGACTGGTTACAATCTCCCATTCTGTATCAGCTATCTGCGCAGTCGGGGAAGTTGTTTTGAGTGCTAACTCGTCGTTGTCAGTTGTGTCgtcttcaattttattttgtaattcgTCATGTGTTTTCTGCAGGTTTACAATCCCGTTGTCagtatttaaattgttttcatTTGAACCACATTTTTCTGATTTTTCTGATTTGGCGGTCGGTATTTGCGAGAGCTCTTGTTTAGCTAAGCGTTTGAATTTTGACGGTTGCTTCGTCATCGCTGCGATCTTCTCTTTCGTGCGCACGGCGGAGGCGCGCTGTTTCCGCGGCGCAGAGGCGGTAGCGGGAGCAGGACGGCTAGATGGTGTGGAGTGGCTGCTGCCCGGCGTAGACGTTGCACTATTGTTTACCGCGTTTCGCGTCACTTTAGTTGAGTTTTCGGGTTTGTTTATCATTATAGCAGATTTTATTTCACGCATTTCGTTACTTATTTCTTGTAATTTCGCACTTAAATCACTCACTTTTTGCTCGAGTGGATGTAAGAGGTCTATGAGTAGATTTTTCACTGCACTACTGTCTATTTGTACCATTTTAACTATCGAATTTTGTTTTTACCGAGGAGCAACCGTTAGTGACGTATGGCCGACCGCTGACGACAACGATACGATATACGATTATACGATAATCATCTTGGTCAATGTGGAAAAGACTCTCTATAAGCTCTTTCGTCGGTTCTAactcttgcgtttgtacacAAACTACACTTACAGAAGGTACTGTGTCTTCAGTTCTTACCCTGTGATTGtcttcctaacaaaaaaaaaaaaaaaaaaaaaaaaacttggtttATGAACCTGTACGGATATAATTTACTGGACTGAATACAGCAATTTTCAGAGAAATGTTAGGTCAGGTCAATAATTGCGCTTGTGGGTCAGAGGTAACGCCGGGAACTATTAAACTTTTATGCACACTCTTAGAATTAAATATCGTTGGCCATTTCAGTTACGAGGAAACGCATCAAAAATAAATCGACTTTACcacaattttattaaaagttgTTATCGCTTTGATTACATAAGTCGGTCATGCTTCGATTATTATCGTTCGGGCTCCTGTTAGCTCACACTGCAACTACTGCAAGTTACCTAATTATCTGCGGTGAAAGTGTTCTCGTTGTGAATGCGACAGTTATTTTCGTGGGGTCCGGCACAGCTCCGACAGCCGTGATCGTCTAGTGGTTAGGACCCTACGTTGTGGCCGTAGTAAcccaggttcgaatcctggtcacggcagtGACAGATGTCACTGTCACGGCGGAGCTATCTTTTTggggaaattatttaaaactggAACTGGAACACCTTTTtatagatttattatttttgcgtccTAAGCTCCTAACTAACTATTCACTAACAGATAGTgattaatatacagggtggctaaaaaataagtgtattcccgtcccgttgccagggaattGACTGTTCACAAAAAAtttgctgtttcatacattttggctggtcctttttctatgggagggcaaatttttttttgcaatttcgtggttggtcccatagtaaaagttgctcagtataattccaaaacctccctggcaacgggaatgcccTTATTtcttagccaccctgtatatgcatTTATAATgtatagttataaaaaaatgtgtgaatAATTTTCGCAATATCGTTGAGAACGTATTAAGAGTTTCGGTTAAAAaccaattattataaaattttaattaataaactgtCAGTTCATCGAATATTTTAAGAACGAATCAGATTTTATCACTTACTTTTCCTCAACAAAACCATTTAGTGATCATTTTAGTCACCGGTTTCTGATTTGCTGATCTAAAAATAGTAGGCCGCCCACGCCgtttataaatgaaatgaaattacttAAAATGAAGCTTACTCAACTGAAGTGTAACACAATTTAAAGCCAAATTACAAGACAGCATTTATTTTAGAGATAATTAAGATAAAGCAGCAACTACACGCACGCAAACTCAATCCAAGTTGCACCAAGTGCAATTAGTGCAAACTGATGCCACGGGCGCCCGCCTAATAAGGCTGCGTCTCCACCAGAGATGTACGAGGATACGTAGCAAGGAATGTGTATGTAAGAACCAATAGATTGTAATATCCCACTAGAACTATGCTGAGCGaggatatataggtaaataaagatcatgattctattggtttttaactaacacatccctcgctacgcatcctcgcacatttctggtggaaacgcagcctgtCGCTAAACGCGGTTAGCAAGCCTCTCCAGTGTGGGggcgagacagcgctatgcacgTGTATAGCGGTATCCTGCTCACAAAGGTGTGCGGATCGAGCATCCGATTCTAATGTGAAGCCCGCCTAAGTCGTAGAACTTAAGTTACATGCGAGCCGACACGCTGCGACACGCTACGACACGTTGCGACACGCTACGACACGCTGCGACACGGTGAGCCACACTGCGACACGCCGCGGGCATTTCACAAATGGAAGCAGGATGTGTTCCACGACAGTACTTTAGTTCTCAGTTGTTTCCTGCACATGTTAGTTAGTAGTAGAAGTGATTGAGCGACCAAGTATTCAAAATGATCACCACACGCTCGGCTctcttttgttattattaaatgaagactgtacacgatgaaatCCGGCCACGCATGATGTGGTAAGTGGATATATCTTTTAAATGgatgtacattttcaagcagcacttttcCCCTGATAATTTGTGGTCATCAAACTACATaaaaattagaaacataataaaaagttaggttgtctgtgactttgaGCATTATAATAttccatttgacattttgaaagacctccatctacattagcgcccctagcggcgaaatttaacgcggtagccctcattcagcaatgtcggagccccccgtcaccTGTCGGatcgataatatttatttgtgtgtgtatgtgtagggATAATGTTTATTgcagtgtgcgtgaccgctaaagccggcgcccgggcgcgcccccgcggcctgactacgccgGGGatatgtaggatcctacatccgatatcggatcggacaatgtgaaaccGCTCTAAGAAGGACTTAAACAACGATACATTCAAATTGCAGGCATGCAGGGGTTATAGTATgcaaaattttggaaaaatCTGTTAAGTAATTAAGGCGCACAGAAAATCTGTTTGGTCTGTGTTAAGGCGTAACAGACAAGCAATTCGCAGaactaaatgttttttattaacGCAGATGAAATCCATTTAGAACATTAGAGCGCGCTAATGAAAGCCTGACTCCAGCAGCTGTCCTAAGTGTCCCAACAACATTATTGTAGAGCAAGCTCTCAAGAAACTTAACTCGTTCAAAGTTGGTAACTGACTAATGGTTTGGCCCCGAGTAGATCTCggttaatgtatttattttattcacaacaactacgtttataatattatctgTATGTTGATTTGAGTCACCACATACAGTCAAAATAATCATTACCGTAATGATATAGTGTTGTAGTCGGCCGCAGCTGGCGGCGATACCACCACACACCACATACTACACCAGTCCACTGTTCACAATTCGCGCAATGTCAAAGGTTCCGGCCGTTATCTTACTCGCAGTCGCCGGCGTCAGCGTCACGCTACACTCGCCGGAGGCCAGAGGTACAACTAcaacttattaattattatttcaaatgTTAATGGTTGTACTTTATTCTTTTATTCTTTCGTGTCACGATAGACACGATAGAATAGTATACTTTTTTCATCTAGTCTCGCGTAACCATCTTCCCCACTATTATCTGACATATAGCAAGTTGATTATAATTATCTACCATCGTCCTCACAGTTCGCCGATCATTTGAAAACTATATTACATTGAAATAAGATCTTCTCAAGAGCACTTCTTCGTGTCTTTGTttgtaaatgtcaaatttgCGGTCACAAGTAAGGGGCGAATTGATGAACGAATGCTTTAATGAGTTtggtttattataattataattttcttattattgtTTAGTGACGGAAGCCCAATGCAAGCAGATGCCGACTAAAAACAAACACTGCCATTTGGAATACGGGACTTGGCAGCGAGAATCCGACCACGTCATTAGGTAAATTACATACAGGTAattcaagtaagtaagtaaggtcTACTATCTGTACAATGGTCAGCCGTATGCCGTGAATGAACACAGTATTAACCTGCAATCTTAAGATTATCGTGCTCAACGAAGCGTGCAAAAATATAATAacgacacgctcttatggctctataaataagatattataatatttattgtctTGCACACGGTAGTGTGGAAAATATCCGAGA
This genomic window contains:
- the LOC134756329 gene encoding uncharacterized protein LOC134756329, with the translated sequence MSKVPAVILLAVAGVSVTLHSPEARVTEAQCKQMPTKNKHCHLEYGTWQRESDHVIRYIFDWGVQRCVAWHWWTDPSRCSLPVDENNFASERECLAACTGWA